A genomic segment from Deltaproteobacteria bacterium encodes:
- the aat gene encoding leucyl/phenylalanyl-tRNA--protein transferase, which produces MPVYQLIDEIIFPPQSHAEPNGLLAIGGDLSVERLLLAYSSGIFPWFNADDPILWWTPDPRFVIVPSEISVSRSLEKVLKKGKFAVTVNKAFNDVIKSCAQVRTEGGEGTWITKEMIRAYCKLHEMGFAHSIESWYEGKLAGGLYGLCLGKCFFGESMFHTVTDASKAAFVSMVRALEKRKFHLIDCQMPTEHLKSFGARGIRRNEFLDRLIKGGVFPSGEQCPVDFGIFNDH; this is translated from the coding sequence ATGCCTGTATATCAACTCATAGATGAGATCATCTTTCCTCCCCAGTCGCATGCAGAACCGAACGGTCTTCTCGCTATAGGCGGAGATCTTTCCGTCGAACGCCTTCTTCTTGCCTACTCTTCCGGTATCTTCCCATGGTTTAACGCCGATGATCCTATACTCTGGTGGACACCTGATCCCCGGTTTGTCATTGTTCCTTCTGAAATCAGTGTTTCAAGAAGCCTTGAAAAAGTTTTAAAAAAGGGGAAGTTTGCCGTAACTGTAAACAAGGCCTTTAATGACGTAATCAAATCCTGCGCCCAGGTCAGGACAGAGGGAGGCGAAGGGACCTGGATAACAAAGGAGATGATAAGGGCCTATTGCAAACTGCATGAGATGGGTTTTGCCCACTCCATAGAGAGCTGGTATGAAGGTAAGCTGGCGGGGGGCCTTTATGGACTGTGTCTCGGCAAATGCTTTTTTGGTGAATCCATGTTTCATACTGTTACAGACGCATCGAAGGCGGCCTTTGTATCCATGGTCAGGGCCCTTGAAAAGAGAAAATTCCATTTAATCGATTGCCAGATGCCGACAGAACATTTGAAAAGCTTTGGAGCCAGGGGAATCAGGCGAAATGAGTTTCTTGACAGGCTCATTAAAGGGGGAGTATTTCCCTCAGGAGAACAGTGTCCCGTTGATTTTGGTATTTTTAATGACCATTGA
- a CDS encoding cyclase family protein, with translation MAQRKIYDISIPISESMIVWPGDGKVEISQLSHLSKGDASTVSQIYMGSHTGTHVDAPSHFIAEGREADNLDLNLLTGPALVVDARGFESITARSLEKLSIPRKTKRVLFLTKNSQFWSENESEFRKDFTAITEDGAHWLVSRGIGLIGIDYLSVAPFNNGIPTHKALLGNDVIIVEGLNLSGIEPGSYELVCLPLKISGIDGAPARAILIEKP, from the coding sequence ATGGCTCAACGAAAAATATACGACATATCGATTCCCATTTCTGAATCAATGATCGTCTGGCCGGGAGACGGCAAGGTTGAGATTTCTCAATTAAGCCATCTCTCAAAGGGGGATGCCTCCACAGTTAGTCAAATCTATATGGGCTCTCATACAGGCACTCATGTTGATGCGCCATCACACTTTATTGCTGAAGGAAGGGAAGCAGACAATCTCGACCTGAATCTTCTTACAGGACCGGCCCTCGTTGTCGATGCCAGAGGATTTGAATCCATCACGGCCCGGTCACTTGAAAAGCTTTCCATCCCCCGGAAAACGAAAAGAGTACTTTTTCTGACAAAGAACTCTCAATTCTGGTCAGAGAATGAAAGTGAGTTCCGTAAAGATTTTACGGCAATAACTGAAGATGGCGCCCACTGGCTGGTTTCCCGGGGGATAGGCCTCATCGGCATAGATTATCTTTCCGTCGCTCCTTTCAACAACGGTATTCCCACGCATAAGGCGCTATTAGGCAATGACGTAATTATTGTTGAAGGGCTGAATCTGAGTGGTATTGAGCCGGGAAGCTATGAGCTTGTCTGCCTGCCCTTGAAGATCAGTGGCATTGACGGTGCTCCGGCGCGGGCTATATTAATTGAAAAACCATGA
- a CDS encoding gluconokinase, which yields MTIIIMGVSGSGKTAIGKTLAAKLHWQFIDGDDLHLPSNIEKMRKGVPLTDRDRMPWLESIRKRIMDLAKKETSAIIACSALKESYRKVLLSADRDIKLVYLKGTREMIEKRLRERKKHFFDAALLSSQFEALEEPRYALTVHIAQTPHSIADMIRKKFGL from the coding sequence ATGACAATTATAATAATGGGTGTTTCCGGATCGGGAAAGACTGCAATAGGGAAGACACTCGCTGCAAAGCTTCATTGGCAATTTATTGACGGTGATGACCTGCACCTGCCTTCCAACATAGAAAAAATGAGAAAGGGTGTGCCGCTTACGGATAGAGACCGTATGCCCTGGCTTGAGTCCATCAGGAAGCGTATTATGGATTTGGCAAAAAAAGAGACATCAGCCATCATTGCCTGTTCGGCACTAAAGGAATCTTACAGGAAGGTTCTTCTTTCCGCCGATAGAGATATTAAACTGGTCTACCTGAAAGGAACTCGTGAAATGATCGAGAAAAGGCTCAGAGAAAGAAAAAAACATTTTTTTGATGCAGCCCTGCTTTCAAGTCAGTTTGAGGCGCTGGAAGAACCCCGTTACGCATTGACCGTTCATATTGCTCAAACACCTCATAGCATTGCAGATATGATCAGGAAAAAATTTGGCCTCTAA